One stretch of Tepidibacter hydrothermalis DNA includes these proteins:
- the secA gene encoding preprotein translocase subunit SecA, protein MVNFLEGIINPHDKKLKQLEKRANNIIRLEEKVKTLSDQELKNKTEEFKSRLKDGQKLDDILEEAFAVVREASFRVFNMKHYVVQLMGGICLHEGNIAEMKTGEGKTLVATLPTYLNALTGDGVFVITANEYLASRDKEEMEKLYNFLGLTVGLTHRELNVKQKKEQYNCDIVYGTNSEFGFDYLKDNMVTVNQNIVQRNRNFAIIDEVDSILVDDARTPLIITGDAARPSQYYITVDKFVKSLLKEDYEIDNEKRIANLTQSGIQKSERIFGIENIADIKNTELYHHIRQSLQANCVFTKDKDYVVAENEVMIIDKFTGRALPGRRFGKGLHQALEAKENIEIKKETKTQAMITYQNYFKLFKKIAGMTGTAYSQKQEFKSIYNVDVICIPTNKEIKRIDKTDLLFKTKEAKFKALIDEVQKRHQKGQPILIGTIYIDESEVLSNMLTKNNIKHKLLNAKQNKDEAEIISNAGQKGSVTIATNMAGRGTDIKLGDGVADLGGLYVIGTERHDSRRIDNQLRGRSGRQGDPGESQFFISLEDSLFSKVGKEALDRIVKIVDKMNLDPDESIQDKLVSQAIDGIQKTVENSNYNVRKNTLEFDQILNKQRETIYNERNKILNGDDMSEFIYSILKDTIDKNIDSYTSNSEYPEEWDLNSIQNYLNETFKLNNYIDFTNMESDEIENLDKVDIKKKAYDKAIEIYKQKEKITGETQLRYLERVTLMKNIDEKWTDHLDVVDQIRQGIVFQYIGGQSPVRIFNKEAYDMFSNMLEEIKETSIRSLFIIASIDEELDEVQKIKKEHEFNEEQRIKRVEELEDKYRISRWFLSKIPSNIPNLKFNIDINATEEVDATVSLYYMDNGYEEKLDGYDKDVKIKGIYVTDFEKSKDKNWDMGWYQIKVFVFNQEVKHIDFIIDKPSRELESHELKNIMFFENKKEILVDTNIDCYEENIKGELVYNKNEKTKMDFEMPVEDNKVKIKIISANDSWKNGYYEIKLKKDDGKIIVPFIIVDKYTKEQGVFTLNLTSIKKYQEGTGELISIESNKILARTPIKLDENGKASISFKSDVMQKGRYEFRLIDEDDILYRTIFMID, encoded by the coding sequence ATGGTTAATTTCCTAGAGGGTATAATTAATCCTCATGATAAAAAATTAAAACAATTAGAAAAAAGAGCTAATAATATAATTAGACTTGAAGAAAAAGTTAAGACTTTAAGTGATCAAGAATTAAAAAATAAAACTGAAGAATTCAAAAGTAGATTAAAAGATGGCCAAAAGCTGGATGATATACTAGAAGAAGCTTTTGCAGTGGTTAGAGAAGCATCTTTTAGAGTGTTTAATATGAAACATTATGTAGTTCAGTTAATGGGTGGAATATGTCTTCACGAAGGCAATATTGCGGAGATGAAAACAGGAGAAGGTAAAACTCTTGTAGCTACACTTCCTACTTATTTAAATGCATTAACAGGTGATGGGGTATTTGTTATTACAGCTAATGAATATCTTGCTTCTAGAGACAAAGAAGAAATGGAAAAGTTATATAATTTTTTAGGTTTAACTGTTGGACTTACTCATAGAGAACTAAATGTAAAACAAAAAAAAGAACAGTATAACTGTGACATAGTATACGGTACTAATTCTGAGTTTGGGTTTGATTATTTAAAAGACAACATGGTTACGGTTAATCAAAATATAGTTCAAAGAAATAGAAACTTTGCGATAATAGATGAGGTCGATTCTATACTTGTAGATGATGCTAGAACTCCACTTATTATAACTGGAGATGCAGCAAGACCATCTCAATATTATATTACAGTAGATAAATTTGTAAAATCTCTTCTTAAAGAAGATTATGAAATAGATAATGAAAAGAGAATTGCTAACTTAACTCAAAGTGGTATACAAAAGAGTGAGAGAATATTTGGAATAGAGAATATAGCTGATATAAAAAATACAGAATTATATCATCATATAAGACAGTCTCTTCAAGCTAACTGTGTATTTACTAAGGATAAGGATTATGTAGTTGCCGAAAATGAAGTTATGATAATAGATAAGTTCACAGGAAGAGCATTACCGGGAAGAAGATTCGGAAAAGGTCTTCACCAAGCTCTTGAAGCTAAAGAAAATATAGAAATAAAGAAAGAAACAAAAACTCAGGCTATGATCACATACCAAAACTATTTTAAACTGTTCAAAAAAATAGCTGGTATGACTGGAACTGCATATAGTCAAAAACAAGAGTTTAAGAGTATATATAATGTTGATGTTATATGTATACCTACTAATAAAGAAATCAAAAGAATAGATAAGACTGATCTATTGTTCAAAACAAAAGAAGCTAAATTTAAGGCTTTAATAGATGAAGTTCAGAAAAGACATCAAAAAGGACAGCCGATATTAATAGGAACTATATATATAGATGAATCAGAAGTATTAAGTAATATGCTGACTAAAAACAATATAAAGCATAAACTTTTAAATGCAAAGCAGAATAAAGATGAAGCTGAAATTATATCAAATGCTGGACAAAAGGGATCTGTAACTATAGCGACTAATATGGCGGGTCGTGGAACTGATATAAAGCTTGGAGATGGAGTAGCTGATCTTGGAGGACTTTATGTAATAGGAACAGAAAGACATGATTCAAGAAGAATAGATAATCAGTTAAGAGGTAGATCTGGACGTCAGGGAGATCCTGGTGAGAGTCAGTTCTTTATATCTCTTGAAGATTCTTTATTCTCTAAAGTGGGAAAAGAGGCATTAGATAGGATTGTAAAGATAGTTGATAAGATGAATTTGGATCCAGATGAGTCTATACAAGATAAATTAGTGTCTCAAGCTATAGATGGAATACAAAAGACTGTAGAAAATAGTAATTACAATGTTAGAAAGAATACTCTTGAATTCGACCAAATATTAAACAAGCAAAGAGAGACTATATACAACGAGAGAAACAAGATATTAAATGGAGATGATATGAGCGAATTCATCTACAGTATTTTAAAGGATACTATAGATAAAAATATAGATAGTTATACGTCTAATAGTGAATATCCTGAAGAATGGGATCTGAATTCTATACAAAATTACTTGAATGAAACGTTTAAATTAAATAACTATATAGACTTTACTAATATGGAAAGCGACGAGATTGAGAATTTAGATAAAGTTGATATAAAGAAAAAAGCATATGATAAAGCTATAGAAATATACAAGCAAAAAGAAAAAATCACTGGAGAAACACAGCTTAGATATCTAGAGAGAGTAACTTTAATGAAGAATATAGATGAAAAGTGGACAGATCATTTAGATGTTGTGGATCAAATAAGACAAGGGATAGTATTCCAATATATAGGCGGGCAAAGTCCTGTTAGAATATTCAATAAAGAGGCATATGATATGTTTTCTAATATGCTAGAAGAAATAAAAGAAACTTCTATAAGGTCTTTATTTATAATAGCTAGTATAGATGAAGAGTTAGATGAGGTTCAAAAGATTAAAAAAGAACATGAATTTAATGAAGAACAAAGAATAAAAAGAGTAGAAGAATTAGAAGATAAATATAGAATTAGTAGATGGTTTTTATCAAAAATTCCATCTAATATCCCTAATTTAAAGTTTAATATAGATATAAATGCTACAGAAGAAGTAGATGCAACAGTGAGTCTTTATTATATGGATAATGGATATGAAGAAAAATTAGATGGATATGATAAGGATGTTAAAATAAAAGGTATATACGTAACTGATTTTGAAAAATCTAAAGATAAGAATTGGGATATGGGATGGTACCAAATAAAGGTATTTGTTTTCAATCAAGAGGTAAAGCATATAGATTTTATAATAGACAAGCCATCTAGAGAATTAGAATCTCATGAACTTAAAAATATAATGTTTTTTGAAAATAAAAAAGAAATATTAGTAGATACTAATATAGATTGTTATGAAGAGAATATAAAAGGTGAACTTGTATATAATAAGAACGAAAAAACTAAGATGGACTTTGAAATGCCTGTTGAAGACAATAAGGTAAAAATCAAAATTATAAGTGCTAATGATTCATGGAAAAATGGATATTATGAGATAAAACTTAAAAAAGATGATGGAAAAATAATAGTACCATTCATAATAGTTGATAAATATACAAAAGAACAAGGCGTGTTCACTTTGAATTTAACTTCTATTAAGAAATACCAAGAAGGAACAGGAGAGTTGATAAGTATAGAATCTAATAAAATACTGGCACGTACTCCTATAAAGCTTGATGAAAATGGTAAAGCATCTATATCATTTAAATCAGATGTAATGCAAAAGGGTAGATATGAATTTAGACTTATAGATGAAGACGATATTCTTTATAGAACAATATTTATGATAGATTAA
- a CDS encoding DUF6042 family protein: MDNRVKINVPEELQEYMWFRYMPLSTYKTYLVVGATNSQQLKGLEATQNILNTNLEGGQEEHPQVIEDKKNILNKLGFEYPKTRQDDLDLLLKYKLVDLKKDEDGIMYYEYTKPVPKPEDVLNLDDGEKQILQNIKFEVKHQEDLNQILTLLINSNGNILTTLDHIHTMTKVNHADIKTVLEYLVNEGSIKVKTDKDVKDLRKSDKVYVSIIKEVFEKKRFVIS, translated from the coding sequence ATGGATAATAGAGTAAAGATAAATGTACCAGAAGAACTTCAAGAGTATATGTGGTTTAGATATATGCCTCTTTCAACTTATAAGACTTATTTGGTTGTGGGTGCTACTAATTCACAACAGTTAAAAGGTCTTGAAGCTACTCAAAATATATTAAATACAAATCTTGAAGGAGGACAAGAAGAACATCCTCAAGTTATAGAAGATAAAAAAAATATATTAAATAAACTAGGGTTTGAATATCCAAAAACAAGACAAGATGATTTGGATCTTTTATTAAAGTATAAGCTAGTAGATCTTAAAAAAGATGAAGATGGAATTATGTACTATGAGTATACAAAACCAGTCCCTAAGCCAGAAGATGTTTTAAACCTTGATGATGGAGAAAAACAAATTCTTCAAAATATAAAATTTGAGGTAAAACATCAAGAAGATCTGAATCAGATATTAACACTTCTTATAAACAGCAATGGAAATATACTTACAACATTAGATCATATTCACACTATGACGAAGGTTAATCATGCGGATATAAAAACTGTTTTAGAGTATTTAGTAAATGAAGGATCTATAAAGGTTAAAACAGATAAAGATGTGAAAGATCTTAGAAAGAGCGATAAGGTTTATGTGAGTATAATTAAAGAAGTATTTGAGAAAAAGAGATTTGTAATAAGTTAA
- a CDS encoding Ig-like domain-containing protein — protein sequence MRRISLMLIFVMILTIIPIDISNAVGIEDTLTLKSSKESISKNQVGVNYDTTYIDVVYGSNYTKDPSKDINTSIDILVNGTKDDEENYNFSVNLTEHKIRISLNNPSKRLNSSSLYTVHIVAGLFKGSPEINYNFVTKSDNTSQSGIITKTECSGGTITYTFVDDIDDIDFNSNAKDNIQNYITLTSSLVDNLKDDIDNPYVVDDISNYEWNIDADDSKKLIVERIDKGDFKNLSKYIVTLKANSIHLKNADTIYNQQNIVNFSTDDIFSSTDPIDSADNVSTHPTISVKFKATYPIDSNIDKTKVTLISKSGSIHTNVQDYVYVDIDSNSLRIDINNLYTDTNFKLSNDEEYTVKVASGAVSLKGKTDLDGNPYKYNKDITFKFHTMNNKPEVKETIPANNSVSKFDENNLYKDSDGTYYLTAIFDDLDGSIKLYNDKKTPSGFNLHFDGSSEDLIDKTKEIRIEYKSSYKKTYIYIPIKEKLNSNTEYKWYVPENVVENGVDEKGEKLLNSSASFSFSTTPMPTVSRIVDATVGEDYDEDKPIILEGGMFYSGGVAVYFENEFGDKERAERVVIDGNIVKVYLPDGSDRLEPGTYKIIVENDDNHKIIVEFDTISVIKKGEFTPEEDKKVIKDDSKGKVEKNMKVSEDTLILSSSYKSKSTLDLDLDEIMGADSVVRKIKYEGSKSSIYSNLNTKSKYADIDIYNLRPIDYDKDKDVVASLGRVEPLVVDSIKNKLRSAHIVSDFIQVTGDNFTFDNVNIRIPYEYAGENINVLRYDEEMRNWYTVPFSIDRVDKNVYIKSSRKGIFVVVD from the coding sequence ATGAGAAGAATAAGCTTAATGTTAATATTTGTAATGATATTGACTATAATTCCTATAGATATATCAAATGCGGTAGGAATAGAAGATACGTTGACTCTTAAGAGTAGCAAAGAGAGTATATCCAAAAATCAAGTAGGGGTAAACTACGATACAACATACATAGACGTAGTATATGGATCTAATTACACTAAAGATCCATCAAAAGATATAAATACTAGTATAGATATACTAGTAAATGGAACTAAAGATGATGAAGAAAATTATAATTTTAGTGTTAATCTAACGGAGCATAAAATTAGAATATCTTTAAATAATCCAAGTAAAAGGTTAAATTCTAGTTCTTTATATACAGTACATATTGTTGCTGGGTTATTTAAGGGTAGTCCAGAGATAAACTATAATTTTGTTACAAAGTCAGATAATACAAGTCAAAGCGGGATTATAACTAAGACTGAGTGTAGTGGAGGTACTATAACTTATACTTTTGTTGATGATATTGATGATATAGATTTCAATTCTAATGCTAAAGATAATATTCAAAACTACATAACATTGACGTCTTCTTTAGTAGATAATTTAAAGGATGATATAGATAACCCATATGTAGTTGATGATATATCTAATTATGAATGGAACATAGATGCTGATGATTCTAAGAAACTTATCGTTGAAAGAATAGATAAAGGAGATTTTAAAAATCTTTCAAAGTATATAGTTACGTTAAAGGCAAACAGTATACATCTCAAAAATGCAGATACTATATATAACCAGCAAAATATTGTAAACTTTAGTACAGATGATATATTTAGCAGCACAGATCCTATTGATTCGGCAGATAATGTAAGTACACATCCGACTATAAGTGTAAAGTTCAAAGCTACATATCCTATAGATAGCAATATAGATAAGACTAAGGTAACTCTTATATCAAAAAGTGGAAGCATACATACTAATGTTCAAGATTATGTTTATGTAGACATTGATTCTAATTCTTTGAGAATAGATATTAATAATTTGTATACTGATACAAACTTTAAATTATCAAACGATGAAGAGTATACGGTTAAAGTAGCATCTGGAGCGGTTAGCTTAAAAGGTAAGACAGATTTAGATGGCAATCCATATAAATATAACAAAGATATAACTTTTAAATTTCACACAATGAATAATAAACCTGAGGTAAAAGAGACTATACCTGCAAACAATTCGGTAAGTAAATTTGATGAAAATAATTTATATAAAGATTCAGATGGAACGTATTATTTGACAGCTATATTTGATGATTTAGATGGAAGTATTAAATTGTATAATGACAAAAAAACTCCTAGTGGATTTAATCTTCATTTTGATGGAAGTAGTGAAGATCTAATAGACAAGACAAAGGAGATTAGAATAGAGTATAAGTCATCTTATAAAAAGACATATATATACATACCTATAAAAGAAAAGCTTAATTCGAATACAGAATATAAGTGGTATGTGCCTGAAAATGTAGTAGAAAATGGTGTTGATGAAAAAGGAGAAAAACTTTTAAATAGTTCAGCATCATTCTCATTTTCAACGACTCCAATGCCTACAGTATCAAGGATTGTAGATGCAACTGTAGGTGAGGATTATGATGAAGATAAACCTATAATATTAGAAGGTGGAATGTTCTATTCTGGAGGAGTTGCGGTATACTTTGAAAATGAATTCGGAGATAAGGAAAGAGCTGAAAGAGTAGTTATAGATGGTAATATAGTTAAGGTGTATCTTCCAGATGGAAGTGATAGATTAGAACCTGGAACTTATAAGATAATAGTTGAGAATGATGATAATCACAAAATTATTGTAGAGTTTGATACAATAAGTGTTATCAAAAAAGGTGAATTTACACCAGAAGAAGATAAGAAAGTAATCAAAGATGATTCTAAGGGAAAAGTTGAAAAGAATATGAAGGTGAGTGAAGATACATTAATACTTAGTTCTTCTTATAAAAGTAAGAGTACTTTAGACTTAGATTTAGATGAGATTATGGGCGCAGATAGTGTAGTTAGAAAGATAAAGTATGAGGGAAGTAAAAGTAGCATATATTCAAATCTTAATACAAAGTCAAAGTATGCAGATATAGATATATACAATTTAAGACCTATTGATTATGATAAAGATAAAGATGTTGTTGCATCTCTTGGAAGGGTTGAACCGTTGGTTGTCGATAGTATAAAAAATAAGTTAAGATCAGCTCATATAGTATCTGATTTTATCCAGGTTACTGGAGATAATTTTACTTTTGATAATGTAAACATTAGAATTCCATATGAGTATGCAGGTGAGAATATAAATGTTTTAAGATATGATGAGGAAATGAGAAACTGGTACACAGTTCCATTTAGTATCGATAGAGTAGATAAGAATGTATATATTAAATCAAGTAGAAAAGGAATATTTGTAGTAGTAGATTAA